One stretch of Leadbetterella byssophila DSM 17132 DNA includes these proteins:
- a CDS encoding GNAT family N-acetyltransferase translates to MAKAQGKRYGQLLYEKAIEEAKSRGITKLWLGVWEENVKALGFYQRNGFETFGSHIFTLGKHPQVDLLMKKQL, encoded by the coding sequence TTGGCTAAAGCTCAGGGAAAGAGATATGGCCAACTGTTGTACGAAAAAGCGATAGAAGAGGCAAAAAGTAGAGGTATAACAAAGCTTTGGCTGGGCGTATGGGAAGAAAACGTGAAGGCCTTAGGTTTTTACCAAAGAAATGGATTCGAAACCTTTGGATCTCATATCTTTACACTTGGAAAGCATCCACAGGTGGATCTATTAATGAAAAAGCAGCTATGA
- a CDS encoding GNAT family N-acetyltransferase, with amino-acid sequence MNKIKPYKPEERQHYLKVWEDSVLATHHFLEPHVFQSIKKIVSDLDFGELESHGLWEDDELLGFIGIADKKIEMLFLSPRQRGKGYGRLLMEFALDIYAVNSLDVNEQNPEALGFYLHMGFEIQGRSEIDSLGLPYPILHLLRKNLD; translated from the coding sequence ATGAACAAGATTAAACCTTATAAGCCGGAGGAACGTCAACACTATTTAAAGGTCTGGGAAGATTCAGTACTTGCCACGCATCATTTCTTGGAGCCTCATGTATTTCAATCCATAAAGAAAATCGTTTCGGATCTGGACTTTGGTGAACTAGAATCCCATGGTTTATGGGAGGATGATGAATTATTAGGTTTTATTGGTATTGCCGATAAAAAAATTGAAATGCTTTTTCTATCTCCAAGGCAAAGAGGAAAAGGTTATGGTAGGTTATTAATGGAATTTGCCCTAGATATATATGCAGTCAACTCACTCGATGTGAACGAGCAAAATCCTGAAGCTTTGGGTTTTTATTTACACATGGGTTTTGAGATTCAGGGCAGAAGTGAGATCGACAGTTTAGGTTTACCTTACCCTATTCTTCATTTACTTAGGAAAAACTTGGATTGA
- a CDS encoding AEC family transporter yields the protein MVNFILIAFCVGVGMLLQKLRLVPHDAHKGINTWIMYVALPAVSFKYLPKVQWDVQMIFPVLAPLLAWAGAWVVMELYCKGKHYKQRSRSTLEMVSGFSNTSFIGFPLVTAYYGEGHLPIAILSDQSTFILLSTVGIITSLKASSTERISFTGIAKKLVTFPPFIGCVIALFFSPFVSFEVAEPFFDKLVATVGPLALFSIGLQLKFEGWKQQMPQISMALWYKLILAPGLVLFAALMLNVDEEIAKISIFEMAMPTLVTASIIAEQYHLNTKLVNMTIGISIVLGLFTTALWNQALIYIFSTL from the coding sequence ATGGTAAACTTTATCTTGATAGCTTTTTGTGTGGGCGTGGGGATGTTGTTGCAAAAGCTAAGATTAGTACCTCATGATGCCCATAAGGGAATCAATACATGGATCATGTATGTAGCTCTTCCTGCCGTTTCTTTTAAATATTTGCCAAAGGTACAATGGGATGTACAGATGATTTTTCCCGTCTTGGCACCCCTTCTGGCCTGGGCGGGAGCCTGGGTAGTAATGGAGCTATATTGTAAAGGGAAACACTATAAACAACGTTCCAGAAGTACTTTAGAGATGGTGTCAGGGTTTAGTAATACTTCATTTATAGGTTTTCCCTTGGTGACCGCATATTATGGAGAAGGTCATTTGCCTATAGCTATTCTAAGTGATCAGTCTACATTTATCCTTCTCTCCACAGTGGGAATAATTACCTCCTTGAAAGCCAGTAGTACCGAAAGGATATCTTTTACTGGAATTGCAAAAAAACTGGTGACTTTCCCTCCATTTATCGGCTGTGTTATCGCTCTGTTTTTCTCGCCTTTTGTTTCTTTTGAGGTAGCTGAACCATTTTTTGATAAGCTGGTAGCTACGGTAGGTCCCTTGGCTTTGTTTTCTATAGGGCTTCAATTAAAATTTGAAGGGTGGAAGCAACAAATGCCGCAGATTAGTATGGCCTTATGGTACAAATTAATTCTGGCGCCAGGCCTAGTGCTGTTTGCTGCTTTAATGCTAAATGTGGATGAAGAAATTGCTAAAATCAGCATTTTTGAAATGGCTATGCCCACTTTGGTCACGGCTAGTATTATTGCTGAACAATATCATTTAAATACGAAATTGGTCAATATGACTATTGGGATCAGTATTGTGCTGGGGTTGTTTACTACGGCGCTTTGGAATCAAGCTCTTATCTATATCTTTTCAACCCTGTAA
- a CDS encoding hybrid sensor histidine kinase/response regulator transcription factor, producing the protein MESKSRFYANLSHELRTPLMLILNPLERLLSAQDFSPSNRKLVETIHQAGLSLEKIIRQILDIEKLDSGLIQAQYEAVNASSYFKQLLGQFDSLIDANKIQCQWEVQIPEDEYWMMDKEKIRQILHNLLSNALKFVDKEVKVQVGEEGNEYLIRVQDDGPGISSEEPSKIFDRYYQLDQNLKGLGLGLGICKELVEILGGEMGLVSRAGYGSVFRVKIPYERIQKPSVLQADIHTARILIVEDNVRVREYLEEILGEQYRVYSVPNVVEATTFLTEVDLVITDLMMQGEDGLALVQKIKSNPETQSIPVVMLTARGEDEIKLTALRIGVDDYLVMPFKEEELKVRINNLLFNYNQRQKLAQEPSADQSWLKEFEMYVSEHYADSTLSVPVLCDRFSMSESTLLRNLKRLTGLSPQQYILEVRLKKAYALLESQAYVSVQQVAVKCGYKDAKSFSRAFKLRYGILPSALL; encoded by the coding sequence ATGGAATCTAAGTCGAGGTTTTACGCAAATCTTAGTCATGAACTTCGCACACCATTGATGCTTATATTGAATCCGCTGGAGCGTCTCCTTTCTGCCCAAGATTTTTCTCCCAGTAATAGAAAGCTAGTAGAAACTATTCATCAAGCAGGACTAAGTCTGGAGAAGATCATCCGGCAAATACTTGACATAGAAAAGCTTGATTCTGGTCTGATACAAGCACAGTACGAAGCAGTAAATGCTAGTAGTTATTTCAAACAACTCCTAGGGCAATTTGATTCATTGATAGACGCTAACAAAATTCAGTGTCAGTGGGAAGTCCAAATTCCAGAAGATGAGTACTGGATGATGGACAAGGAGAAAATACGCCAGATCCTCCATAATTTACTCAGTAATGCTTTAAAGTTTGTTGACAAAGAAGTTAAAGTTCAAGTGGGAGAGGAGGGGAATGAATACCTTATTCGAGTTCAAGATGATGGACCCGGCATTAGTTCTGAGGAACCCTCTAAGATCTTCGATCGATACTATCAATTGGACCAAAATCTAAAGGGTTTAGGTTTAGGACTAGGGATCTGTAAGGAATTAGTAGAGATATTAGGAGGGGAGATGGGTTTGGTGAGTAGGGCAGGCTATGGTAGTGTATTTCGCGTAAAAATTCCATATGAAAGGATACAGAAACCTTCCGTATTACAAGCTGACATTCACACAGCAAGGATTTTGATCGTTGAGGATAATGTAAGGGTGAGGGAATACTTGGAAGAGATATTAGGGGAACAATATAGAGTCTATTCCGTGCCTAATGTGGTAGAAGCTACGACTTTTTTGACAGAAGTGGATCTGGTGATTACAGATTTGATGATGCAGGGAGAAGATGGTTTGGCTTTGGTTCAAAAAATCAAATCGAATCCCGAAACACAGTCTATACCAGTGGTCATGCTCACGGCAAGGGGAGAAGATGAGATAAAACTAACGGCCCTGCGCATAGGAGTGGATGATTACTTGGTAATGCCATTTAAGGAGGAAGAGTTGAAAGTGCGCATTAATAACTTATTGTTTAATTATAATCAAAGACAAAAGCTGGCGCAGGAACCAAGCGCTGATCAATCCTGGTTAAAGGAATTTGAAATGTATGTGTCAGAACATTATGCTGATTCTACACTTTCTGTTCCTGTTTTATGTGACAGATTTTCTATGTCAGAATCAACACTACTGAGGAACTTAAAAAGGCTGACGGGACTAAGTCCTCAACAGTACATTTTGGAGGTGAGGCTGAAGAAGGCTTATGCCTTATTAGAAAGCCAAGCGTATGTTAGTGTACAGCAAGTGGCCGTCAAATGTGGGTATAAAGATGCCAAATCTTTTAGCAGAGCCTTTAAACTGAGGTACGGCATACTGCCATCTGCCTTACTTTGA
- the dnaK gene encoding molecular chaperone DnaK has protein sequence MGKIIGIDLGTTNSCVSVMEGNEPVVIANSEGARTTPSIVAFLDNGEKKVGAPAKRQAITNPKNTISSVKRFMGKKYSEVGGEMKTVAYDVEQGPNDTPRVKIGDRLYTPQEISAFILQKMKSTAEDYLGQTVTEAVITVPAYFNDAERQATKEAGIIAGLDVKRIINEPTAAALAYGLDKQGKDSTIAVFDLGGGTFDVSILDLGDGVFEVKSTDGDTHLGGDDFDQVIIEWLADEFKKDEGVDLRHDAMALQRLKEAAERAKIELSSSTQAEINLPYIFPVDGVPKHLVRSLTRAKFEQLADSLLKRMMEPCKRALKNAGISASQVDEVILVGGSTRIPKVQEEVEAFFGKKPSKGVNPDEAVAIGAAIQGGVLTGEVKDILLLDVIPLSLGIETMGGVFTKMIEANTTIPTNKVEVFSTAADNQPSVELHVLQGERPMAAQNRTLGRFHLDGIPPAPRGVPQIEVTFDVDANGILNVTAKDKGTGKEQKIRIEASSGLSDAEIQKMRDEAKANEEADKRERELVDKVNAADSLIFQTEKQLKEYGDKVSDGNKTAIEAALTELKAAHASRDTAALDAATEKLNTAWQAASQEIYNAQQAAGAAQQPTDGNSGDDVTDVNYEEVK, from the coding sequence ATGGGAAAAATAATAGGAATTGACTTAGGAACAACCAACTCATGCGTTTCCGTTATGGAAGGGAATGAGCCGGTGGTAATTGCCAACAGTGAAGGTGCCAGAACCACTCCCTCTATTGTAGCGTTTTTAGATAACGGCGAGAAGAAAGTGGGTGCTCCTGCAAAAAGACAAGCTATTACCAATCCAAAGAATACCATTTCCTCTGTGAAACGTTTCATGGGTAAGAAATACTCTGAAGTAGGGGGGGAAATGAAAACGGTGGCGTATGATGTAGAACAAGGTCCAAATGACACTCCAAGAGTGAAAATAGGTGACCGTCTATATACTCCTCAGGAAATCTCTGCTTTCATTCTTCAAAAAATGAAATCCACAGCGGAAGATTATCTAGGACAAACGGTAACTGAAGCTGTGATCACCGTTCCGGCATACTTTAATGATGCAGAACGTCAAGCTACAAAAGAAGCTGGTATCATTGCAGGTTTAGATGTTAAACGTATCATCAACGAACCTACTGCAGCTGCGCTAGCGTATGGTCTTGACAAGCAGGGAAAGGACAGCACTATTGCCGTTTTTGACTTAGGTGGTGGTACTTTTGACGTATCCATTCTGGATCTTGGTGATGGAGTATTCGAAGTGAAATCTACTGATGGTGATACTCACTTAGGTGGTGATGACTTTGACCAAGTAATCATTGAGTGGTTAGCTGATGAATTCAAGAAAGATGAAGGTGTAGATCTTCGTCACGATGCTATGGCTCTGCAACGTTTGAAAGAAGCTGCTGAAAGAGCGAAAATCGAGTTGTCTAGCTCTACTCAAGCTGAAATCAACTTGCCTTATATCTTCCCGGTAGACGGAGTTCCAAAACACTTGGTTCGCTCCTTAACCCGTGCGAAGTTCGAGCAATTAGCAGATAGTTTATTGAAAAGAATGATGGAACCTTGTAAGAGAGCCTTGAAAAATGCGGGTATCTCTGCAAGTCAGGTAGACGAAGTGATCCTAGTAGGTGGTTCTACTCGTATCCCTAAAGTACAGGAAGAAGTAGAAGCTTTCTTTGGTAAAAAACCTTCTAAAGGGGTTAACCCTGATGAAGCTGTGGCTATCGGTGCGGCTATACAGGGTGGTGTTTTAACCGGAGAAGTGAAAGATATCTTACTTCTTGATGTTATCCCTCTATCTCTAGGTATTGAAACTATGGGTGGAGTATTTACAAAAATGATTGAGGCAAATACTACTATCCCTACAAATAAAGTGGAAGTCTTCTCCACTGCTGCTGATAACCAGCCTTCAGTAGAATTGCACGTACTTCAGGGAGAAAGACCTATGGCGGCTCAGAACCGTACATTAGGACGTTTCCACTTGGACGGTATTCCACCGGCCCCGAGAGGAGTACCTCAAATTGAAGTGACCTTTGACGTGGATGCTAACGGTATCTTAAACGTTACCGCTAAGGACAAAGGAACAGGTAAAGAGCAAAAGATCCGTATTGAAGCTTCTAGTGGTCTGTCAGATGCTGAAATTCAGAAAATGAGAGACGAAGCTAAGGCTAATGAAGAAGCAGACAAGCGTGAACGTGAGCTAGTAGATAAGGTGAATGCGGCTGACTCTTTAATCTTCCAAACGGAGAAACAGTTGAAAGAATATGGAGATAAAGTTTCCGATGGAAACAAAACTGCCATAGAAGCAGCATTGACTGAGTTAAAAGCGGCTCATGCTTCTCGTGATACAGCTGCTCTGGATGCAGCCACTGAAAAGTTGAACACGGCATGGCAAGCGGCTTCTCAAGAGATTTACAATGCTCAACAAGCTGCGGGCGCTGCCCAACAACCTACAGACGGTAACTCCGGAGATGACGTTACTGACGTCAACTACGAAGAAGTGAAATAA